In the genome of Verrucomicrobiota bacterium, one region contains:
- a CDS encoding SDR family oxidoreductase, protein MTIFLTGASGLLGNALAHTFAGNPWQVHGTSHHRRPLAKGIRLHLVDLTQPGELNKLLQAIKPDAIVNAASLSVPADCEKDPQRSKVLNITLPTALARFATDQGSDFIHFSTDMVFDGKEGNYLTDSSTNPTNLYGEHKLESEIQVRKEAPNSRIIRLPLLMGNSLSGTRSVHEALWNNWNQNKATPLFEDEWRNPVSVSNVAALVEELLENRNIGGLFHWAGRDRLNRWELGLRIAQKLNVPLDLLQRTLAGNLPQFKDRPLNLTLDSSKLKALVQTEPAPFENQLEELVLPVGY, encoded by the coding sequence ATGACGATTTTTCTAACAGGTGCATCCGGACTTCTTGGAAATGCATTGGCACACACGTTTGCGGGAAATCCGTGGCAAGTACACGGAACCAGCCACCACCGGAGACCATTGGCAAAGGGTATTCGCCTTCATCTGGTCGACCTTACTCAGCCGGGCGAATTGAACAAGCTCCTCCAAGCTATAAAACCCGATGCGATCGTGAATGCTGCATCGCTGTCTGTCCCAGCCGATTGCGAAAAAGATCCTCAACGGTCCAAAGTACTGAACATCACATTGCCAACAGCATTGGCCCGATTTGCTACCGATCAAGGCTCGGATTTCATCCACTTCTCCACCGATATGGTTTTCGACGGGAAAGAAGGCAATTATTTAACAGATAGCTCGACGAACCCCACCAACCTCTACGGGGAACACAAACTTGAATCCGAAATTCAGGTACGGAAGGAAGCCCCGAATTCCCGAATCATCCGCCTGCCACTCCTGATGGGCAACAGTCTATCCGGAACACGCTCAGTCCACGAAGCGCTCTGGAACAACTGGAACCAAAACAAGGCCACTCCACTGTTCGAAGACGAATGGCGAAATCCGGTATCTGTGTCCAATGTTGCAGCACTCGTGGAGGAGTTACTTGAGAACCGCAACATTGGCGGACTCTTCCATTGGGCTGGAAGAGATCGCCTCAATCGTTGGGAACTGGGGCTTAGAATTGCCCAAAAGCTAAACGTACCACTAGACCTGCTACAACGCACACTTGCAGGAAACCTCCCCCAATTTAAAGACCGTCCGCTAAACTTGACCTTGGACAGTTCCAAATTAAAGGCGCTGGTCCAAACAGAACCAGCGCCTTTTGAAAATCAATTGGAAGAACTGGTGCTTCCCGTGGGTTACTGA
- a CDS encoding type VI secretion system tube protein Hcp translates to MNKLITVITLFSSYLLLSPSFAAAAAYMKLGDIKGEAMEVRSVRWMAPEAVNKKEYSRAAKTEGGAQSGSLSITKELDKSSPKLQEMLNSGGSFGEITITEGDKNFLLKNVKVVSIEKKGKQEVVSLRFSYKQEFGPTRGADHNTTRSNRASSTKATDYNSSRSNRTTQ, encoded by the coding sequence ATGAACAAACTAATAACAGTCATTACTCTATTTAGCTCCTATTTACTACTTTCTCCGTCTTTCGCCGCTGCCGCTGCCTATATGAAATTGGGTGATATCAAGGGCGAAGCCATGGAAGTTCGATCCGTTCGGTGGATGGCTCCCGAAGCGGTAAATAAGAAAGAATACTCCCGCGCTGCAAAAACGGAAGGGGGTGCTCAGTCCGGAAGTCTTTCTATCACCAAAGAACTGGATAAATCTTCACCCAAGCTTCAGGAAATGCTCAATTCTGGAGGATCGTTTGGTGAAATTACCATCACTGAAGGAGATAAAAACTTTCTCCTCAAAAATGTAAAAGTGGTCTCCATTGAAAAAAAGGGGAAACAAGAAGTGGTGAGTTTGCGCTTTTCATACAAACAGGAATTTGGGCCGACACGGGGAGCTGATCATAATACTACGCGATCCAACCGAGCGTCCTCAACCAAAGCAACCGACTACAACAGCAGTCGTTCTAACCGAACAACTCAGTAA
- a CDS encoding tetratricopeptide repeat protein codes for MQITRKLIAGILIGSLILAWLVASLSLVVFIKKKKGYEAIRFSDIALPWNRDEVQPKWGDYFITKGIEHQGQGEWQQAYHFIRIGVSKSPSNLEGRLALADFLFQANDVAQAVNILETGIEYALQDEEFWNKLINFLQYYHADREIIRILGHALDEGGVPPKQIGIAESALAKAHYHQANFAEVLSIFGKKPGISNQLLRAQIYWDQGLENLAIQNLEALNSMLPNQREVVPLLTKFYKQSGDIDAALKLSKFTYLNNPYSVGATMNYLRTTGENFSTEIERFLARVPEIFENKDALFLLVNFLSEIGMHEKLDEVITQSKPDFQNDPMIWFLRLESLVNGSSYDQAIELLKAPPSSINQLIPLHRILFNSLSLASYYAVGDTGKGKISMQQLFNSGHIRPETLLRLTRKLIEIERPEEAGRVLQFLLQQNPGNHAALVEKIRIDLRTGNFEEAIKLSQTMVINRTMPFELKKELVEGLTTDKQIYHTEVAPLIRQLLDTMTPTKKKRLLEVL; via the coding sequence ATGCAAATAACCAGGAAACTGATAGCCGGAATACTCATTGGTTCGTTGATCTTGGCATGGTTGGTCGCATCCCTATCGCTTGTCGTATTTATTAAGAAAAAGAAAGGTTACGAAGCGATTCGTTTCTCAGACATCGCACTCCCTTGGAACCGGGATGAAGTTCAACCTAAATGGGGCGATTATTTCATAACCAAAGGAATTGAGCATCAAGGACAGGGTGAATGGCAGCAGGCCTATCATTTCATCAGAATCGGAGTCTCCAAATCACCCTCAAACCTGGAAGGACGCTTGGCTTTGGCTGATTTTCTTTTTCAGGCCAATGACGTTGCTCAAGCGGTGAATATCCTGGAGACTGGAATTGAATACGCTCTTCAAGACGAGGAATTCTGGAACAAGCTTATAAATTTCCTCCAGTATTATCATGCTGATCGCGAAATCATCCGTATATTGGGACATGCACTGGATGAAGGAGGAGTCCCGCCTAAGCAAATTGGGATAGCGGAATCTGCATTGGCAAAAGCCCATTACCATCAGGCCAATTTCGCGGAAGTGCTAAGTATTTTTGGAAAAAAACCTGGGATCTCAAACCAGCTTCTACGAGCCCAGATTTATTGGGATCAAGGATTGGAGAATTTAGCCATTCAGAACCTTGAGGCCTTAAATTCGATGCTCCCGAATCAAAGAGAAGTGGTTCCCCTGTTAACGAAGTTTTACAAACAATCCGGCGATATTGATGCAGCCTTAAAACTCTCAAAATTCACCTACTTGAACAACCCTTATTCGGTCGGTGCCACGATGAACTACCTCCGTACTACCGGTGAAAATTTCTCAACCGAAATCGAGCGATTTCTGGCTCGGGTCCCGGAAATTTTTGAGAATAAGGACGCCTTGTTTCTATTGGTCAATTTCCTATCGGAAATAGGAATGCACGAAAAGCTTGACGAGGTCATCACTCAATCAAAGCCGGATTTCCAAAATGATCCCATGATCTGGTTCCTCAGATTAGAATCCTTGGTAAATGGTAGCTCTTACGATCAAGCGATTGAATTACTGAAAGCCCCTCCAAGTTCAATTAATCAACTGATCCCTTTGCACAGAATTTTATTTAACAGTTTGTCCCTGGCTTCTTATTACGCAGTGGGAGACACGGGTAAAGGCAAGATCTCCATGCAACAACTTTTTAACTCCGGTCACATCCGACCGGAAACACTGTTGCGCCTAACCAGAAAACTCATCGAAATAGAACGACCGGAAGAAGCAGGACGTGTTTTGCAATTTCTACTACAACAGAATCCTGGGAATCATGCGGCCCTCGTAGAAAAGATTCGCATCGACCTCAGGACAGGAAATTTCGAAGAGGCTATTAAGCTAAGCCAAACCATGGTGATAAACAGAACGATGCCCTTCGAATTGAAGAAAGAACTCGTCGAAGGATTGACTACGGACAAGCAAATCTACCACACGGAAGTCGCACCTCTAATCCGGCAATTGCTCGACACAATGACGCCTACAAAAAAGAAGCGATTATTGGAGGTTCTTTAG
- a CDS encoding hemolysin family protein — MRVDDSIYLVGASLLLVLLNAIFVASEFSLLKIRYSHFNPDLLDDLRKGKRFAGLLNGVDRSFRLLRLGTAISTLMLGAVFVPITKLMADSFGISTEGLGGVILAMSSFLAAIGIHSVLGDLVPRGIALQHPLETLNITSWVILPFQWVLSPILRPLDLISKFLLRLLRLDPTVSLNRLDLEAQLTSLNEESDIPVFTQQVFKNVISMRELVVQDVMLPRNQIQYFDIFDGNEVNVEMCIESGHTRFPLCEGDLDNCIGIMHIKDIFRAKEEIHGLNFKKLARPVVYVTLDDQLESVLEKLLEARLHMALVRDDFGGTVGLITIENIMEELVGNIQDEFDSEAEQIEEIHEDVFIIDGLTPIHDVEEKLNVQFDEDDVSTIGGLITSKMGRIPEVGQTVRIGNIELEAVEVDEKRVLSARVRVVLEDV, encoded by the coding sequence GTGAGAGTCGACGACTCGATATATCTGGTAGGTGCAAGTTTGCTGCTTGTTTTGCTTAACGCTATCTTTGTGGCGAGTGAGTTTAGTCTGCTCAAAATTCGTTACAGCCACTTCAATCCCGATTTGTTGGATGATCTTCGAAAGGGTAAACGATTTGCCGGGTTGCTGAACGGCGTAGATCGAAGCTTTCGTCTCCTGCGCCTCGGAACGGCAATCTCCACACTTATGCTTGGGGCTGTATTTGTTCCTATTACCAAGTTGATGGCAGATTCTTTTGGTATTTCCACCGAGGGGCTTGGGGGAGTGATTTTGGCTATGTCCTCTTTTTTAGCCGCGATCGGCATTCACTCCGTTCTGGGGGATTTGGTTCCCCGAGGAATTGCGCTTCAGCATCCGTTGGAAACTCTAAATATTACAAGTTGGGTTATTCTACCTTTTCAATGGGTCTTGTCGCCCATTTTAAGACCGCTCGATTTGATTTCTAAATTCTTGCTTCGCCTCTTGCGCCTCGATCCAACCGTGAGTCTTAATCGATTGGACTTAGAGGCCCAACTAACCAGCTTAAATGAAGAGTCTGATATCCCTGTATTTACTCAACAGGTTTTTAAAAATGTCATTTCCATGCGGGAGCTGGTTGTTCAAGACGTGATGCTCCCCAGGAATCAGATCCAGTATTTCGACATTTTTGATGGGAATGAGGTCAATGTTGAGATGTGCATCGAATCGGGGCACACACGTTTCCCACTGTGCGAAGGGGATTTGGACAATTGCATTGGGATCATGCACATAAAGGATATTTTTAGAGCAAAAGAAGAAATCCATGGCCTGAATTTCAAAAAGTTAGCGCGCCCTGTTGTGTACGTTACGCTTGACGATCAATTGGAGTCTGTTTTGGAGAAGTTGCTCGAAGCGAGGTTGCATATGGCTCTTGTTCGGGATGATTTTGGCGGAACGGTTGGACTTATAACCATCGAGAATATCATGGAGGAACTTGTCGGAAATATTCAGGATGAATTCGATTCTGAAGCTGAACAAATTGAGGAAATCCACGAGGATGTGTTCATTATAGATGGCTTAACGCCCATTCATGATGTCGAGGAGAAGCTAAATGTTCAGTTTGATGAAGATGACGTTTCCACGATCGGAGGACTTATTACCTCGAAGATGGGGAGGATTCCTGAAGTTGGCCAAACGGTTCGTATTGGTAATATCGAGTTGGAAGCTGTCGAGGTGGATGAGAAAAGAGTTCTCTCCGCTCGGGTTCGCGTCGTTCTCGAAGACGTCTAA
- the hisC gene encoding histidinol-phosphate transaminase, whose protein sequence is MSTLNKNYTDLANPSVLKQPIYEPGKPIDLVAREFGLDPNSTIKLASNENPLGASPRALEAVKNFLDQSYLYPDGGCYELRKALSNKLQLDPGQFVFGNGSNEVIELIGHAFLQPGDEVVMGQQAFIVYKLITLLFQATPIEVPLVDFTHDLEGMRAAVSDKTKLIFLPCPNNPTGTLNPSDEVIAFARSLPDHVILVVDEAYAEFLESPLDLRPLIAEGRKIIGTRTFSKIYGLAGFRVGYGYCSAECAALLNRVREPFNVNAIAQVAAAAALSDDDFVEATRACNHNGLTQLVEFFKEHGIPFVPSVGNFILVKVGDGAGVFLSLQRLGVIVRPMGAYGFPEYVRISIGTVEHNRRLIESLQSVLGLS, encoded by the coding sequence ATGTCTACTTTAAATAAAAATTATACCGACCTTGCGAATCCTTCGGTACTCAAGCAACCGATCTACGAACCCGGGAAACCAATCGATTTGGTCGCGCGAGAATTTGGGTTGGATCCCAATTCAACCATCAAATTAGCCTCGAACGAAAATCCTTTGGGCGCCTCACCGCGTGCATTGGAGGCGGTAAAAAACTTTTTAGATCAATCCTATTTGTATCCAGATGGCGGCTGCTATGAATTGCGAAAAGCGTTGTCCAATAAGTTGCAGTTGGATCCCGGGCAATTTGTGTTTGGAAACGGGTCGAATGAAGTCATTGAGCTGATTGGCCACGCCTTTCTACAACCGGGCGATGAGGTTGTTATGGGCCAGCAGGCTTTTATTGTTTATAAACTAATCACGCTGCTATTTCAGGCGACTCCGATTGAGGTGCCTTTGGTAGATTTTACCCATGACCTTGAGGGGATGCGTGCTGCAGTTTCGGATAAAACCAAACTCATTTTTCTGCCCTGTCCCAATAATCCTACGGGAACACTGAACCCATCGGATGAGGTGATAGCATTTGCACGGTCTTTACCGGATCATGTGATATTGGTCGTAGACGAAGCCTATGCAGAGTTTTTGGAAAGTCCGCTTGATTTACGACCTTTGATAGCTGAAGGCAGGAAGATTATTGGTACCAGAACCTTTTCCAAAATATATGGGTTGGCGGGATTCCGGGTAGGGTATGGATACTGCAGTGCGGAGTGTGCAGCGCTTCTCAACCGGGTTCGCGAACCGTTTAATGTAAATGCCATCGCTCAAGTAGCTGCAGCTGCAGCCTTAAGTGACGACGACTTTGTTGAGGCCACCCGTGCCTGTAACCACAATGGGTTGACCCAGCTCGTCGAGTTTTTCAAAGAGCACGGAATACCCTTCGTACCAAGTGTGGGAAATTTTATTCTGGTTAAAGTGGGAGACGGAGCGGGTGTTTTTCTTTCTTTGCAGCGATTGGGCGTTATCGTGAGGCCTATGGGAGCCTATGGTTTTCCTGAGTATGTGCGAATTTCAATTGGAACCGTGGAGCATAACAGGCGGTTGATTGAATCGTTGCAATCCGTCCTCGGGCTTTCTTAG